A stretch of the Geovibrio thiophilus genome encodes the following:
- the rplI gene encoding 50S ribosomal protein L9: protein MKVIFLKDVKGVAKKGDIKEAKDGYAKNFLFKQNIAIEATEANLSKLEQQKANEAAKEQKRKDDARALADRLKKVGIKMSKKCGETGKLYGAITSGDIAEALKAEGLEVDKRDIDLHDPIKETGVHTVKVNIYMDIKSEIKVEVHGE, encoded by the coding sequence ATGAAAGTGATATTTCTCAAAGACGTCAAAGGCGTCGCGAAGAAAGGCGACATAAAGGAAGCAAAGGACGGCTACGCCAAAAATTTCCTCTTTAAACAGAATATTGCCATAGAGGCGACCGAGGCGAACCTGAGCAAGCTTGAGCAGCAGAAGGCAAACGAAGCCGCGAAAGAACAGAAAAGAAAGGATGACGCGAGGGCGCTTGCCGACAGACTTAAAAAAGTCGGTATCAAAATGAGCAAAAAATGCGGTGAAACCGGAAAGCTTTACGGCGCAATTACTTCCGGCGACATAGCCGAAGCCCTCAAAGCGGAAGGTCTCGAAGTTGATAAGCGTGACATTGACCTGCATGACCCCATTAAGGAAACAGGCGTGCATACCGTAAAAGTCAATATATATATGGACATCAAGTCCGAAATCAAGGTTGAGGTTCATGGCGAGTGA
- the dnaB gene encoding replicative DNA helicase: protein MASDVKRIPPHSLDAEQAVLASLLIDDKAADKVLHMLTPGDFYSPIHQYIYSIIYKLHEGGKPVDIISLANYANDRNELPRAGGVEYISSLMEIIPNSANAEYYANIVKDKSTLRQLIGVAVEMTEDCYTRTDDVAEVVEAAEKKIFSLAEQKLKADILPIGEHMHRTFEVLEKLYHRKEDTTGIPSGFMDLDQMTNGFQRSDLIVIAGRPGMGKTAFTLNVALNSSKSVREGKDKFNVAFFSLEMSSQQLIQRLLSGEAGVNSNKLRSGKFSYDEWTRLTAAAGELSELGLFLDDTPAITAMELRAKCRRLKREHGIDLVIIDYLQLMGSHKTESREQQIADISRSLKALAKEMDIPIIALSQLNRGVESRIDKRPLISDLRESGAIEQDADIIVFLYRDDFYNKEKKTGITEVIIAKHRNGSTGTVNLEFVGEYMKFRDVVQGYV, encoded by the coding sequence ATGGCGAGTGATGTAAAGCGTATTCCGCCGCACAGTCTTGACGCGGAGCAGGCGGTTCTCGCCTCCCTCCTCATAGACGACAAGGCGGCGGATAAGGTTCTGCACATGCTGACTCCGGGGGATTTTTATTCCCCGATCCATCAATACATATATTCGATAATCTACAAGCTGCACGAAGGCGGAAAGCCCGTGGATATAATATCTCTGGCTAATTACGCAAATGACAGAAACGAACTTCCCCGAGCGGGCGGCGTGGAGTATATCTCGTCTCTGATGGAGATAATACCCAATTCAGCCAATGCCGAGTACTACGCCAACATTGTTAAGGATAAATCCACCCTCCGCCAGCTTATCGGAGTCGCCGTTGAAATGACGGAGGACTGCTACACCCGGACAGACGATGTAGCCGAGGTTGTGGAAGCGGCGGAAAAGAAGATATTCTCCCTTGCGGAGCAGAAACTCAAGGCGGATATTCTCCCGATAGGCGAGCATATGCACCGCACCTTTGAGGTGCTGGAAAAGCTCTACCATCGGAAGGAGGATACAACAGGGATCCCCTCCGGCTTCATGGATTTGGATCAGATGACAAACGGTTTTCAGCGCTCCGACCTTATCGTCATAGCCGGACGTCCCGGTATGGGTAAGACGGCTTTCACGCTGAATGTAGCACTCAACAGCTCAAAATCCGTCAGGGAGGGGAAGGATAAGTTCAACGTGGCGTTCTTCTCCCTTGAAATGTCTTCTCAGCAGCTTATCCAGCGTCTTCTTTCCGGCGAGGCCGGTGTAAACTCAAACAAGCTCCGTTCCGGCAAGTTCTCCTATGACGAATGGACAAGACTCACCGCGGCCGCGGGCGAACTCAGCGAGCTGGGGCTTTTTCTGGATGACACTCCGGCTATCACAGCCATGGAGCTGCGCGCCAAATGCCGCAGGCTGAAAAGGGAGCACGGGATCGACCTTGTCATAATCGACTACCTCCAGCTCATGGGTTCTCACAAGACCGAAAGCAGAGAGCAGCAGATCGCCGATATTTCCAGATCGCTTAAAGCGCTGGCAAAAGAGATGGATATTCCCATAATCGCCCTCTCACAGCTTAACAGGGGTGTGGAAAGCAGGATAGATAAACGCCCGCTTATCTCCGATCTTCGTGAATCGGGCGCCATAGAGCAGGATGCGGATATTATTGTATTCCTTTACAGAGACGATTTTTACAATAAAGAGAAGAAGACCGGTATAACGGAAGTTATCATCGCCAAGCACAGGAACGGCTCCACCGGCACGGTGAACCTTGAGTTCGTGGGCGAATACATGAAGTTCAGAGATGTTGTTCAGGGATATGTATAA
- a CDS encoding regulatory protein RecX, whose protein sequence is MKKKRNRSPLDYAFRILSMRDYSEYGMREKLISRFSSEEAEETLSRLKELGYIDDLRYAENFVVSKLLSGFGIYAVIRKLREKGVDVNRGYVLSVAEKRDIDTDALLENALKKYLAKTGDEDRISVRSKCLRFMLGRGFDIYEAEKRLEAILKENDFR, encoded by the coding sequence ATAAAGAAGAAGAGGAATAGATCACCCCTTGATTACGCCTTCAGAATTCTTTCCATGCGGGACTACTCTGAGTACGGCATGCGGGAGAAGCTTATTTCAAGGTTCAGCAGCGAGGAGGCGGAGGAAACCCTCAGCCGCTTGAAGGAACTGGGCTATATCGATGATCTCCGCTACGCAGAAAATTTTGTTGTGTCCAAACTCCTTTCCGGCTTCGGGATCTATGCCGTTATAAGAAAGCTCCGAGAGAAGGGCGTGGACGTAAACCGCGGTTATGTGCTCTCCGTTGCGGAGAAGAGGGATATAGACACGGATGCCCTGCTGGAGAACGCTCTGAAAAAGTATCTTGCAAAAACAGGGGATGAGGATAGAATATCTGTCCGTTCAAAGTGTCTCAGATTTATGCTGGGACGCGGTTTTGATATATATGAGGCGGAAAAACGTCTTGAAGCCATTCTCAAAGAGAATGACTTCAGGTAG